The proteins below are encoded in one region of Thermothelomyces thermophilus ATCC 42464 chromosome 1, complete sequence:
- a CDS encoding SWD1-like protein (Contains conserved domain WD40[cd00200], WD40 domain) — MNLLLSDDYLLQDYPENITNTIRSGHSTCVRFNRKGDFLASGRVDGTVVIWDLETMGVARKLRGHSKNITSLSWSRCGRYLLSACQGWKVILWDLQDGKRYREVRFRAPVYGAELHPWNHHQFAAALFEDQPMLVDITEPVEVRYVLPSVPKRTSTETDPALREKQAKEDAKHMTTAIVYTASGDHLLAGTTKGRLNIIDARTREIIYSEKIASGIITTLRLTESGRELLVNAQDRIIRTFIVPNLSAADLDPDTIQLPLEHKFQDVVNRLSWNHVAFSATGEYVAASTYNNHELYIWERGHGSLVRMLEGPKEEQGVIEWHPHRALLAACGLETGRINIWSVTTPQRWSALAPDFVEVEENVEYIEREDEFDIHPQEEIQKRRLDQEDEEVDVLTVENGGGMDEDLGAFRMPILFNLGESDSEEEFVNVSLGTLRRKSPGDQDEGDMTGEERGSGKRGGGGGGGGGSGRGRGRKK; from the exons ATGAATCTCCTCCTTTCCGACGACTACCTCCTCCAAGACTACCCAGAGAACATCACAAACACGATCCGGTCCGGACACTCGACATGCGTCCGATTCAACCGCAAGGGCGACTTTCTGGCCTCGGGCCGCGTCGACGGCACCGTCGTCATCTGGGATCTCGAGACCATGGGCGTGGCGCGCAAGCTTAGAGGTCATTCCAAGAATATCACGTCGCTTAGCTGGTCTCGGTGCGGGCGTTATCTGCTTTCGGCGTGTCAAGGGTGGAAGGTCATCCTCTGGGACCTGCAGGACGGGAAACGCTATCGCGAGGTGCGCTTCCGCGCTCCAGTCTATGGAGCCGAGCTGCACCCATGGAACCA CCACCAGTTTGCCGCCGCCCTCTTCGAGGACCAACCGATGCTCGTCGATATCACGGAACCGGTCGAAGTGCGATATGTCCTGCCCTCGGTGCCAAAACGAACCAGCACCGAGACCGACCCGGCGCTGCGGGAGAAACAAGCCAAGGAGGATGCGAAGCACATGACGACAGCCATCGTGTACACGGCATCAGGCGACCATTTGCTGGCCGGCACCACCAAAGGGCGCCTCAACATCATCGACGCCAGGACGCGCGAGATCATCTACTCGGAAAAGATTGCGAGCGGCATCATCACGACGCTGCGGCTGACCGAGTCCGGCAGGGAGCTCCTCGTCAACGCGCAGGACCGGATCATACGGACCTTCATCGTGCCGAACCTCTCGGCGGCCGACCTGGACCCGGACACGATCCAGTTACCGCTCGAGCACAAGTTCCAGGACGTGGTCAACAGGCTGTCGTGGAACCACGTGGCCTTCAGCGCGACGGGCGAGTACGTGGCCGCGTCCACCTACAACAACCACGAACTCTACATCTGGGAGCGCGGCCACGGCAGCCTGGTGCGCATGCTCGAGGGTCCCAAGGAGGAGCAGGGCGTCATCGAGTGGCACCCCCACCGCGCCCTGCTGGCCGCCTGCGGGCTCGAGACCGGGCGGATCAACATCTGGTCCGTCACGACCCCGCAGCGCTGGTCCGCCCTGGCGCCCGACTTCGTCGAGGTGGAGGAGAACGTCGAGTACATCGAGAGGGAGGACGAGTTCGACATCCACCCGCAGGAGGAGATCCAGAAGCGGCGGCTCGACcaggaagacgaggaagTCGACGTCCTGACGGTGGAGAACGGCGGCGGGATGGACGAGGACCTGGGCGCCTTCCGCATGCCCATCCTGTTCAACCTGGGCGAGTCGGACAGCGAGGAAGAGTTCGTCAACGTCTCGCTCGGGACGCTGCGCAGAAAGAGCCCAGGCGACCAGGACGAAGGGGACATGACGGGCGAGGAGCGAGGCTCGGGGAagagaggcggcggcggcggcggcggtggtggttcAGGCCGGGGACGAGGTAGGAAGAAGTAA
- a CDS encoding uncharacterized protein (Bromodomains are found in many chromatin-associated proteins and in nuclear histone acetyltransferases. They interact specifically with acetylated lysine.), translating to MDHKRKASSSGAGIADGDDRATKRLKTPGQPSDYNLLQGETRESTTAYGLHFLETIRRTKDKSGRLVASYFENLLPRETNKEYYERIRMPISLKTIERKLHNQDFKNLSELESYFKRMVTNAKEFYPKNSEVFEDAERVRKALSNYMTKTNPAYKLIPGYSCQATPIPNDLQPEPEVAALTATAERTEAENQKAGNQDAEGEEDAQGEEDADGEEDEDEDDGSSRRIVLKRKGPGRPARAGSEQARKLDKSGRVKADHEYEGVPYKGLTFQQAQEKIVEELIRKPDESGDPYFLDFINLPPRSYKDYFAVITSPLSLKGLQKLVKGIHGRQPATGVSDFKSWAAFEEKASLLWTNAHFYNEEGSVIHTLATELKNCFEAELNEAKAVVQEPPQPKIKLKMTPGQETPVLGSKKITIHVGGSRSSTAAPSPAPPTGRSGDSGGTDGNRALPPANTAAAGFQGDSAKTVPGAVASPRPAVAGAQQAAGPNGNVPGAVNGTDGAGAPGQSFQQPPPGQQLQNGHAQSGPTPAPAPPIYDFKYRAPGRGVADALLPSVLIRTHPTLVIDPKFRLEIPAHPKEAHQNLTTHIPATHSRLQLIPRLAPFEQQGRQYRMFVTVNGQTIGRAPPVPADDDPLPPNPIVFDLVLQPVTNIIAVTVIASLPKGQRLPNGADCEVEKLVLNVQLLRV from the exons ATGGACCACAAACGCAAGGCGAGCTCCTCTGGGGCTGGCATCGCGGACGGCGATGACCGGGCCAcaaaacgactaaagacGCCAGGA CAACCGTCCGATTACAACCTCCTGCAAGGCGAGACACGCGAATCCACGACCGCTTATGGCCTACACTTTCTTGAAACGATTCGGAGGACAAAGGACAAAAG CGGCCGTCTTGTGGCGAGTTACTTCGAGAATCTCCTCCCTCGGGAGACGAACAAGGAGTATTACGAGCGCATCCGCATGCCAATCTCTCTCAAAACCATCGAGAGAAAGCTCCATAACCAGGATTTCAAGAACCTGTCCGAGCTCGAGAGCTATTTCAAGCGCATGGTGACCAATGCGAAAGAATTCTACCCCAAGAATTCGGAGGTCTTTGAAGATGCGGAGCGCGTGCGGAAAGCGTTGAGCAACTACATGACCAAGACGAACCCGGCGTACAAACTTATTCCCGGCTACAGCTGTCAAGCAACCCCGATCCCCAATGATCTGCAGCCTGAACCAGAGGTGGCAGCTCTCACTGCCACGGCGGAACGCACGGAAGCTGAGAACCAAAAGGCTGGGAACCAGGACGCCGAGGGAGAAGAGGATGCGCAGGGCGAGGAAGACGCTGACGGCGAAGAGGATGAAGACGAGGATGACGGGAGCTCGAGAAGGATTGTCCTCAAGAGGAAAGGGCCCGGCCGTCCTGCCAGGGCCGGGTCGGAACAAGCCAGAAAGTTGGACAAGAGCGGGAGGGTCAAAGCCGACCACGAGTACGAGGGGGTGCCGTACAAAGGGCTCACCTTCCAGCAAGCCCAAGAAAAGATTGTCGAGGAGCTGATCCGGAAGCCTGACGAATC GGGGGACCCGTACTTCCTGGACTTCATCAACCTGCCGCCACGCAGCTACAAGGACTATTTTGCCGTCATCACATCGCCCCTCTCCCTGAAGGGATTGCAGAAGCTGGTCAAGGGTATCCATGGCCGGCAACCTGCGACCGGCGTTAGCGACTTCAAGAGCTGGGCAGCGTTTGAAGAAAAGGCGAGCCTGCTCTGGACCAATGCGCACTTCTACAACGAGGAGGGGAGCGTTATCCATACGCTAGCGACAGAGCTCAAG AACTGCTTCGAAGCCGAGCTGAACGAAGCAAAGGCCGTGGTACAGGAGCCGCCTCAGCCCAAGATCAAGCTGAAGATGACTCCTGGCCAGGAAACTCCGGTGCTCGGCTCCAAAAAGATCACAATACACGTCGGGGGGTCCAGGAGCAGCACAGCGGCCCCTTCTCCTGCGCCACCAACAGGCCGGTCAGGCGATTCAGGCGGTACTGACGGTAACCGCGCCCTTCCTCCGGCGAACACGGCGGCCGCCGGTTTTCAGGGCGACAGTGCCAAGACGGTGCCCGGCGCCGTGGCTTCTCCACGTCCCGCGGTTGCAGGCGCCCAGCAAGCCGCAGGGCCGAATGGCAACGTGCCAGGTGCCGTCAATGGTACAGACGGAGCGGGGGCTCCGGGGCAGTCCTTCCAGCAGCCCCCCCCCGGTCAACAGTTGCAGAATGGCCATGCACAATCAGGACCGACACCGGCTCCAGCGCCACCCATCTACGACTTCAAGTATCGTGCTCCCGGTAGAG GTGTTGCCGATGCTCTCCTGCCGAGCGTTTTGATCCGGACACATCCTACCCTCGTCATAGACCCCAAGTTCAGACTCGAAATCCCCGCCCACCCGAAGGAAGCGCACCAGAACCTCACGACGCACATCCCAGCCACCCACAGCCGCTTGCAGCTCATCCCGCGCCTGGCCCCGTTTGAGCAGCAGGGACGGCAGTACCGCATGTTCGTGACGGTCAACGGGCAGACGATTGGTAGAGCCCCTCCTGTGCCCGCTGACGACGATCCGCTGCCTCCCAACCCGATCGTTTTCGACTTGGTTCTGCAGCCCGTCACGAACATCATCGCCGTCACGGTCATTGCCAGCCTCCCCAAGGGGCAGAGGCTGCCAAATGGCGCAGACTGCGAGGTCGAGAAACTCGTCCTCAATGTGCAGCTCCTCAGGGTATAG